Proteins co-encoded in one Gopherus evgoodei ecotype Sinaloan lineage chromosome 4, rGopEvg1_v1.p, whole genome shotgun sequence genomic window:
- the LOC115650512 gene encoding proline-rich protein 33-like yields MLITVTPPYEPASLHPQIPPPAILPKPGKDNLKLQKLLKKVAKKNAPLASQQAKSFQSNLSPVSEASPDLEHNERSSPLKTPETSTHITIRLPPRFSIKPVIHHVSSPFPKAKTFTLKVTEQRRISEHLKLSVSPAASPVHGKSPWQPKRMTKPDTPTQLPSPQAHSIFIFPDPPVSISPVTEAPVEVTHVTKVHARVHSVQAPRAKTLLPDQLSTALSSEDRQPSAANTDKSHSEPPPWLAPVILNGDETGAATPKSKDPMLPTTTAKPPYKTLKSSTHREPVGTAFPSPRMPDPQFSRPETPGSDRARSRTEWVPELPEPHSKSLRPMTPHTAEKQEATVPADKTKAFPTEAKEELVIQPQPTATIPSTSPFPKAEFPPLSVDKARPLTAKLSGWSRLKKHLTVEPEGCQFPETEQAKPEQGKAGSKAESSQGNANQDNKLIKSRATKMWDAILYQMTALKRRKQQEEEKGIRKEEGFSFQCRLPLLHRPRFDARKLKELASKPMTKITTMLESSLLRHKTPEETKNFNRTASGWQFK; encoded by the coding sequence ATGCTGATCACTGTAACACCACCTTATGAACCAGCATCCCTCCATCCACAAATTCCACCCCCTGCCATACTTCCGAAACCTGGAAAGGACAATCTTAAGCTCCAGAAACTCTTGAAGAAAGTTGCAAAGAAGAATGCACCACTAGCCTCCCAGCAAGCCAAATCGTTCCAGTCCAACCTCTCCCCAGTGAGTGAGGCCAGCCCAGACCTAGAGCACAACGAGCGCTCATCtccgctgaagaccccagaaaCGTCAACGCACATCACCATCCGTCTCCCTCCTCGGTTCTCCATCAAGCCAGTCATCCACCACGTCTCATCTCCTTTCCCGAAGGCCAAGACATTCACACTCAAAGTAACCGAGCAGAGGAGAATCTCTGAACACCTCAAGCTCTCAGTCTCTCCAGCAGCATCGCCTGTGCACGGGAAGTCCCCATGGCAACCAAAAAGAATGACAAAACCAGACACGCCCACCCAGCTGCCCTCTCCACAGGCACATTCTATATTCATTTTCCCTGACCCTCCTGTTTCCATCTCACCTGTCACAGAAGCCCCAGTGGAGGTTACTCATGTTACCAAAGTGCATGCACGTGTCCATAGTGTGCAGGCACCCAGAGCGAAGACCCTCTTACCAGACCAGTTGTCTACAGCCCTCAGCAGTGAGGACAGGCAGCCATCGGCAGCCAATACAGATAAAAGCCATTCAGAGCCACCTCCATGGCTGGCACCAGTCATTCTCAATGGTGATGAGACTGGAGCTGCTACTCCCAAATCAAAGGACCCCATGCTTCCCACCACGACAGCAAAGCCCCCCTACAAAACCCTTAAGTCTTCAACTCACAGAGAGCCTGTTGGGACTGCTTTCCCCAGTCCTCGGATGCCGGATCCTCAATTCAGTAGACCAGAAACCCCAGGAAGTGACAGAGCAAGATCCAGAACAGAGTGGGTTCCTGAACTTCCTGAGCCACACAGCAAAAGCCTAAGGCCAATGACTCCCCATACAGCTGAGAAGCAAGAGGCCACAGTGCCAGCTGACAAGACAAAGGCTTTCCCCACAGAAGCCAAGGAAGAGCTGGTCATTCAACCACAACCAACAGCTACCATTCCCAGTACCAGTCCTTTCCCCAAAGCTGAGTTTCCACCACTATCTGTGGATAAGGCCAGACCTCTTACAGCCAAGCTTAGTGGATGGTCTCGCCTCAAGAAGCACTTAACAGTGGAACCAGAGGGGTGCCAATTCCCAGAAACTGAGCAAGCCAAGCCTGAACAGGGGAAAGCAGGAAGTAAAGCAGAAAGCTCTCAAGGTAATGCCAACCAAGACAACAAGCTGATTAAATCAAGGGCCACCAAAATGTGGGATGCCATTTTATATCAGATGACAGCCCTCAAGAGGAGAAAGCAGCAAGAGGAAGAAAAAGGGATAAGGAAAGAGGAGGGATTCTCATTCCAGTGCCGCTTGCCCCTTCTCCACAGGCCACGTTTTGATGCCCGGAAACTGAAGGAGCTAGCTTCCAAACCAATGACAAAGATCACCACCATGTTAGAATCAAGTCTGCTCCGCCACAAGACACCTGAGGAGACCAAGAATTTTAACAGGACTGCATCAGGGTGGCAATTCAAGTGA